From one Haloarcula halobia genomic stretch:
- a CDS encoding ABC transporter ATP-binding protein: MSRINKEVYNAEGQLPHLIRTQEFVADLESNREKDNSEYHVPNQIDSVSFENVCFSYSEGTEQITDISFNAQRGEFIAFVGPSGAGKSTILSLLASMYEPDSGRITANGRKIQSFDLEQWRSSISVVRQNPYIFNKTLQENITIGRRDATKEEIDRVCEIAQVTEFLEDLPEGYGTHLGDDGVKLSGGQRQRVALARALLKEADLIILDEATSDLDTNIEDQVHSAIESMERDVILIVVAHRLSTVRNADVIYALEDGQISERGSHSELLNQDGMYAELYSAEPG; this comes from the coding sequence GTGAGCAGAATCAACAAAGAAGTGTATAATGCGGAGGGACAACTTCCGCACCTCATCCGTACTCAAGAGTTCGTCGCCGACTTGGAGTCAAATAGAGAAAAAGATAATTCCGAATATCATGTTCCAAATCAAATCGATTCGGTATCGTTTGAAAACGTCTGTTTCAGCTACAGCGAGGGTACTGAACAAATCACAGACATATCATTCAACGCTCAGCGGGGCGAGTTTATAGCATTTGTCGGTCCATCCGGGGCAGGAAAATCAACGATTCTCTCGCTACTTGCTTCGATGTATGAACCGGATTCGGGGAGAATAACAGCAAACGGAAGAAAAATTCAATCGTTTGACCTTGAGCAATGGCGGTCAAGTATTTCGGTCGTCAGACAAAACCCATATATTTTTAATAAAACATTACAGGAGAACATAACTATTGGCCGTAGAGATGCCACCAAAGAAGAAATTGATCGTGTCTGCGAGATTGCACAGGTGACTGAATTCCTTGAGGACTTACCAGAGGGCTACGGTACTCATCTCGGAGATGACGGGGTCAAATTATCCGGTGGTCAGCGACAGCGAGTCGCGCTTGCTCGCGCACTGCTGAAAGAAGCGGACTTAATAATACTCGATGAGGCAACCAGCGATCTTGACACGAACATCGAAGATCAAGTCCACAGCGCAATCGAGTCAATGGAGCGTGATGTGATACTGATCGTTGTGGCCCATCGTCTGTCAACGGTTAGAAACGCGGATGTAATATACGCCCTCGAGGACGGCCAGATCTCCGAACGAGGAAGCCACTCTGAACTACTGAACCAAGATGGAATGTACGCCGAATTGTACTCGGCAGAGCCGGGTTAG
- a CDS encoding ABC transporter transmembrane domain-containing protein — protein sequence METFDRTINARISYFDHEGSDQILNAIVTQAENGGRVIGHSLEVFKQSILSLVYLSIALYLAPLVTIGTLLILGSITVFFRFFLEGGYSLGDAMAEAKERIQTHAQAGTQGIRDVKLFGLSDEISSQFNEAVREAEETRIQLIMNRAAINNFYQLLTALTVFILIYMLSPFRPYPWGRWGFIYLRCFA from the coding sequence ATTGAGACATTCGACAGGACAATAAACGCACGGATTTCGTACTTTGACCACGAAGGCTCGGATCAAATCCTCAACGCCATAGTGACACAAGCCGAAAATGGTGGCCGTGTGATCGGACACTCCCTCGAAGTCTTCAAACAGTCCATTCTTTCTCTGGTTTATCTCTCTATCGCACTATACCTTGCCCCGTTAGTCACAATCGGAACGCTCCTTATTTTGGGGAGCATCACAGTCTTCTTTCGGTTTTTCTTAGAGGGGGGGTACTCACTGGGTGACGCTATGGCTGAAGCGAAGGAGCGGATACAGACGCATGCACAAGCGGGTACACAGGGTATTCGCGATGTGAAACTGTTTGGACTATCTGACGAGATCTCGTCGCAATTTAATGAAGCCGTAAGAGAGGCAGAGGAGACTCGAATTCAACTAATTATGAACCGTGCGGCGATTAATAACTTCTATCAGCTGTTAACCGCACTCACAGTATTCATACTAATTTATATGCTCTCTCCTTTTCGTCCCTATCCCTGGGGGCGATGGGGGTTTATTTATTTGCGATGTTTCGCTTAG
- a CDS encoding sulfatase has product MQPNIVIVVIDALRRDRVGSFGGRDLTPNIDTLAGEATIFPNAYSTINTTDPAVTSIQTGRYPLSHGVVNHGRRVTESEKQSVENVRQLPEILSENGYRTGKFGRPLGRWHRNGFDRYPSEMESRKAFGEQSKSTKSAIGDTLEAVHPLVKRTISNVYQSVSSFLPERGDVGSNATIDAYHRSQDQVIHNFCEWIDCSEPFFSFVHLMDTHGPYSAPPDLIAENLNTYDYKVDMGNYTGWEIPAEFHSRVLNGHYPEIREKYYFDQETPSTAIIDASYDASVAIADDRLGHLISELHSQEVYEDTLLVFLADHGESLTEHGIYYDHHGLYDSTIRIPMLIRSPNKGIDSVADLVQITDIAPTVLSIADVEEEKIEPDGFDLTPAIQGEGSIDREFVMAEEAHTQRRRMIFKNEKKLIYLVDGTTVCRYCEVEHAPSIELYDTKQDPEERTNLLSEQKDTVEKLKRLSEERSNHLLEKRPKGGSDNSVSYHDEEDVYKRLEALGYR; this is encoded by the coding sequence ATGCAGCCGAATATCGTCATTGTCGTCATCGATGCGCTCCGACGTGATCGGGTCGGGTCATTTGGAGGGCGTGATTTAACTCCGAACATTGACACACTTGCGGGCGAAGCAACAATTTTCCCGAATGCATATAGTACAATAAATACAACTGATCCTGCAGTGACGAGCATTCAGACGGGTCGATATCCGCTAAGTCACGGGGTGGTTAATCACGGGCGCCGAGTCACAGAAAGCGAGAAGCAATCCGTTGAGAACGTCAGACAGCTCCCAGAGATTCTCTCAGAGAATGGGTATCGTACCGGAAAATTCGGAAGGCCACTGGGGCGGTGGCATCGAAATGGATTCGACCGTTATCCGTCCGAAATGGAGAGTCGAAAAGCGTTCGGAGAACAATCTAAATCAACGAAATCTGCTATCGGGGATACATTGGAAGCAGTCCATCCCCTGGTAAAACGTACTATTTCGAATGTTTATCAGTCAGTCTCTTCTTTCCTTCCGGAACGGGGCGATGTCGGGTCTAATGCAACGATAGATGCCTATCATCGGTCACAGGATCAAGTCATACACAATTTTTGCGAGTGGATAGATTGTTCTGAACCGTTTTTCTCTTTTGTTCATTTGATGGACACTCATGGTCCATACTCGGCACCTCCAGACCTCATTGCAGAAAATCTCAATACATATGACTATAAGGTAGACATGGGAAACTACACTGGTTGGGAAATTCCGGCTGAATTCCACAGTCGAGTGTTGAATGGACACTATCCGGAGATTCGAGAAAAATATTATTTTGATCAAGAAACGCCCAGCACCGCAATCATTGACGCTAGCTACGATGCGAGCGTAGCTATTGCCGATGATCGCTTGGGCCATTTGATTTCAGAACTACACAGCCAAGAAGTATATGAGGATACACTCCTTGTGTTTTTGGCCGACCACGGAGAGTCACTAACTGAACACGGTATTTATTATGATCATCATGGACTCTACGACTCCACAATCCGAATACCGATGCTTATCCGGTCACCAAACAAAGGCATAGACTCCGTAGCCGATCTGGTTCAAATAACAGACATCGCCCCGACAGTACTATCCATTGCAGATGTAGAAGAAGAAAAAATTGAACCTGATGGCTTTGACCTCACCCCGGCCATCCAAGGCGAGGGATCAATTGACCGTGAGTTCGTGATGGCTGAAGAAGCACACACACAAAGGCGACGGATGATCTTTAAGAATGAGAAGAAACTGATATACTTAGTTGATGGAACTACTGTCTGCCGCTACTGTGAAGTTGAACATGCACCATCAATCGAACTCTATGATACTAAACAGGATCCAGAGGAGCGGACCAATCTACTCAGTGAGCAGAAAGACACGGTTGAAAAACTGAAGAGACTCTCTGAGGAGCGGTCAAATCATCTGCTGGAGAAGAGACCAAAGGGTGGGAGTGATAACTCGGTCTCGTATCATGATGAAGAGGACGTTTACAAGCGCCTTGAAGCCCTTGGTTACCGATGA
- a CDS encoding glycosyltransferase family 2 protein produces MQTRVSVVITTYNRPELLPRAIESVLEQTFTDLECIVVDDCSPTLKAKEIIGSYDDDRLQYTRHTENQGLSAARNTGIDMAQGDYVAFLDDDDEWLPGKLEKQYELFQQLDDEYALVYCWMDYRRNGDSELLFEYQPTYRGNIFPHTLDRQPIGAGSTLLIRKPIAKLIQFDESLSRGIDGDFVRRLCREYKVDFVPDALVNYYVDHGRTRITRDDEEGIRNAIEGKQTKLHKFGDELSDYPAQKARIYSNLGKCYGQVGDNVNCVHYHIKAIKTHPWDITLYKNIFRTARQRVC; encoded by the coding sequence ATGCAAACCCGAGTCTCAGTCGTGATTACTACTTACAATCGACCTGAACTACTCCCGAGGGCTATTGAGAGTGTTCTAGAACAGACATTCACTGACTTAGAGTGTATAGTCGTAGATGATTGTTCACCCACACTCAAAGCCAAGGAAATTATAGGGTCGTATGATGACGACCGTTTGCAGTACACGCGACATACAGAAAACCAAGGTCTCTCCGCAGCCAGAAATACGGGTATTGATATGGCGCAGGGTGACTACGTGGCATTTCTTGACGACGACGATGAATGGTTACCGGGAAAATTAGAGAAACAGTACGAACTTTTTCAGCAACTGGATGACGAATATGCGCTGGTCTACTGCTGGATGGACTACCGACGAAACGGAGACAGCGAACTATTGTTTGAGTACCAACCCACTTATCGAGGAAATATATTTCCGCATACACTTGATCGTCAACCGATAGGGGCTGGGTCAACTTTGCTAATCAGGAAGCCAATAGCAAAGTTAATCCAGTTTGACGAATCGTTATCGCGTGGAATTGACGGGGATTTCGTTCGGAGATTGTGCCGAGAGTACAAAGTTGATTTTGTTCCTGATGCTCTTGTCAATTACTATGTCGACCATGGTAGAACACGGATTACACGGGACGATGAAGAAGGAATCCGAAATGCAATTGAAGGGAAACAGACAAAACTGCACAAGTTCGGAGACGAATTAAGTGACTATCCTGCTCAAAAAGCGAGAATCTATTCGAATCTGGGGAAGTGCTATGGTCAAGTTGGAGATAATGTAAATTGCGTTCATTATCATATAAAAGCAATAAAAACTCACCCTTGGGATATTACTTTGTATAAAAATATCTTTCGAACCGCACGTCAGCGTGTCTGTTAG
- a CDS encoding dTDP-4-dehydrorhamnose 3,5-epimerase family protein produces MIHDVETKKVQINADERGFLAEIWRSDWDIYANEGSPEMSYVSESYPGIIRAWHRHCEGQIDHFVVPHGKVKVGIYDNRDESPTQGELNTFIIGNGNMELIRVPGDCWHGFKTLGDERATLINFPTNLYDYEDPDEERLPYDTDQIPLDWEESPHK; encoded by the coding sequence ATGATACACGACGTCGAGACAAAAAAAGTTCAAATAAACGCAGACGAGCGAGGGTTTCTCGCTGAGATATGGCGTTCCGATTGGGATATATACGCAAATGAAGGCAGTCCTGAAATGTCCTACGTCTCGGAATCTTATCCCGGGATTATCAGAGCTTGGCATCGACATTGTGAGGGACAAATAGATCATTTTGTGGTTCCCCACGGAAAAGTGAAAGTTGGCATTTACGATAACCGGGATGAATCTCCTACGCAAGGCGAACTTAATACTTTCATAATCGGTAATGGGAATATGGAACTCATCCGAGTTCCCGGAGACTGCTGGCATGGGTTTAAGACGCTAGGTGACGAGAGAGCTACTCTGATAAACTTCCCTACGAATCTATACGACTACGAGGATCCCGATGAAGAGCGGCTTCCCTATGATACGGACCAAATTCCACTTGATTGGGAGGAGTCTCCACACAAGTAA
- a CDS encoding glucose-1-phosphate thymidylyltransferase — translation MKGLILSGGTGTRLRPITHTGPKQLIPVANKPVIEYAIKDLKAAGITDIGIVLGNKGRDEIKQLLGDGSDYGVKITYIIQGNPLGLAHAVGVAEDFVDGDDFVVYLGDNILKEGINDLVEGFRKNRYTAGIALQTVDNPQEFGVANLDQDNNVKETVEKPDNPPSKFALIGIYLFSPVVFEIIEELELSWRGELEITDAIQGLLDRDEPVDSHVVKGWWKDTGKPEDILEANRLILDSLQHRIEGEIEDETSVSGRVELKQGSVIESGAVVRGPVSIGPDTTVADGSYIGPYTSIGESCKVAEARIESSVIVGDSDITTSKRIVDSLIGRGTIIGGAEDMLPEGRRFVVGENSCLFL, via the coding sequence ATGAAGGGACTTATATTATCGGGAGGCACAGGCACCCGCCTTCGGCCAATAACTCATACCGGGCCGAAACAGTTGATTCCGGTTGCGAATAAACCAGTCATAGAATACGCTATTAAAGATCTTAAAGCCGCAGGTATCACAGACATTGGAATTGTTCTGGGTAACAAAGGTCGGGATGAAATAAAGCAACTGCTTGGCGACGGGTCAGATTACGGCGTTAAAATAACATACATAATACAGGGAAACCCCCTTGGACTTGCTCACGCTGTCGGTGTCGCCGAAGACTTTGTTGATGGTGATGACTTTGTCGTCTACCTGGGTGACAATATACTTAAAGAGGGGATTAACGACTTGGTTGAGGGATTCAGAAAAAACAGATACACAGCAGGTATAGCGCTCCAAACTGTTGACAACCCCCAAGAGTTCGGTGTCGCTAATCTCGACCAGGACAACAATGTCAAAGAAACCGTTGAAAAACCGGATAACCCGCCCAGCAAATTCGCATTGATTGGAATCTATCTGTTCTCGCCAGTCGTCTTTGAAATCATCGAAGAACTCGAACTTTCTTGGCGAGGGGAATTGGAAATCACTGACGCGATTCAGGGATTATTGGATCGTGACGAACCTGTCGATTCCCATGTCGTCAAAGGATGGTGGAAAGATACAGGCAAACCGGAGGATATTCTGGAGGCGAACCGCCTCATCCTTGATAGTCTTCAGCACAGAATCGAGGGGGAAATTGAGGATGAGACCAGCGTTTCGGGGAGAGTCGAACTCAAACAAGGGTCGGTAATCGAATCCGGGGCGGTCGTCCGAGGACCGGTTTCAATAGGGCCTGATACAACGGTGGCGGATGGTAGTTACATCGGTCCATACACCTCTATCGGAGAGTCTTGTAAAGTGGCAGAAGCCCGAATCGAGAGCAGCGTAATTGTGGGAGATTCAGATATTACTACATCGAAAAGAATCGTCGATAGTCTCATTGGCCGTGGTACAATTATCGGGGGAGCAGAGGACATGCTCCCGGAGGGTCGCAGATTCGTTGTCGGTGAGAATTCCTGCCTATTCCTGTGA
- the rfbD gene encoding dTDP-4-dehydrorhamnose reductase produces MTVLLLGASGLLGSNVALSLHERGWSTVGTFHTSRPDLPVRCKKCDLTERGEFRTLVEDYEPDFVINCAALTDVDGCERHPERAQSINSQVPDRIARVCEESETDLVHFSTDYVFDGQKTEKYGEQDNPNPIQVYGQTKLQGESAIRGRISDALIIRLSFVHGIHRSSEKWIGFPAWVYSELQSGNAPTLVEDQHVTPTRAIQAADTTLDLMKRDQNGVFHVANRDCVTPYEIGQIVMTEMTAGGKIIKVSREALDTVAARPANSCLDVRKLEQTLGRKQPVLREQTGDLQDYI; encoded by the coding sequence ATGACTGTTTTATTGCTTGGAGCGAGCGGCCTCCTCGGAAGCAATGTCGCACTTAGCCTCCACGAGCGTGGGTGGTCAACCGTCGGGACGTTTCACACGTCCCGCCCCGACCTTCCAGTCCGTTGTAAAAAATGCGATCTGACCGAACGCGGCGAATTTCGCACATTGGTGGAGGATTACGAACCAGACTTCGTAATCAATTGTGCAGCGCTCACCGACGTTGATGGCTGTGAGCGTCATCCGGAACGCGCTCAGAGCATCAATTCACAGGTTCCAGATCGTATCGCCCGGGTATGTGAGGAGTCTGAAACGGATTTAGTTCATTTTTCCACTGACTACGTGTTCGATGGTCAGAAGACCGAAAAATACGGGGAACAGGATAACCCAAATCCGATTCAAGTATATGGCCAAACAAAGCTTCAGGGGGAAAGTGCCATTAGGGGACGAATCTCTGATGCGCTAATTATTCGCCTTTCGTTCGTTCATGGGATCCATCGTTCGTCGGAAAAGTGGATTGGATTCCCTGCTTGGGTTTACTCTGAGTTACAGTCAGGGAACGCTCCAACTCTTGTTGAAGACCAGCACGTTACCCCGACCCGAGCGATACAGGCGGCCGACACAACACTGGACCTTATGAAACGTGACCAGAACGGTGTGTTCCATGTTGCCAACCGAGATTGTGTAACTCCATATGAAATTGGTCAGATCGTCATGACTGAGATGACGGCCGGAGGGAAAATAATCAAAGTATCTCGGGAAGCGCTAGATACGGTTGCCGCTCGACCGGCAAACTCCTGTCTTGATGTGCGGAAATTAGAACAAACACTCGGCCGAAAGCAGCCTGTACTTCGTGAGCAAACTGGTGATCTTCAGGACTATATTTGA
- a CDS encoding NUDIX domain-containing protein — translation MNEEQPISSDDYRVIADNVPIVSVDLLVHTQGGLLLGKRQNEPARGEWFVPGGTVLKGEDRRQAVHRVAQEEMGTDVTIERTLGVYEHSYDAAESDGVHSKQYLATAFVVTPKSRDFTPDEQHVEFRVFDATFPALHDYVWRYINDLRALGYNYS, via the coding sequence ATGAATGAAGAACAGCCGATTTCGTCGGACGATTACCGGGTCATCGCCGACAATGTCCCAATCGTGTCGGTCGATTTACTGGTCCATACCCAGGGGGGACTCCTCTTAGGGAAGCGTCAGAATGAACCGGCACGAGGGGAGTGGTTCGTTCCGGGGGGGACCGTCCTCAAGGGAGAAGATCGTCGCCAAGCAGTTCATCGTGTCGCCCAAGAGGAAATGGGCACGGATGTCACGATTGAACGTACCCTCGGCGTGTATGAACACTCGTACGATGCGGCTGAAAGCGATGGTGTTCATTCCAAGCAGTATTTAGCAACTGCATTCGTTGTTACTCCCAAGAGTCGTGATTTCACCCCTGACGAACAACACGTCGAATTTCGGGTTTTCGATGCCACGTTCCCAGCACTACACGACTACGTCTGGAGATATATAAACGACTTACGGGCTCTCGGATATAACTACTCATGA
- a CDS encoding NAD-dependent epimerase/dehydratase family protein, whose product MSDRILVTGAAGFVGTHVVVELINRGDDTIVTATDIQNSPPDRYSHHLGDRLRYRQGDITDEDFVNDLLSENFDYIFHLAAVVGVNEYVENPLYLTDVNIIATRNILNRIRDEDVRFVFASTSEVYGKNPDVPWDEDNDRILGPASIDRWSYSTSKGACEHMIQGLMSADTPFSATIIRPFNLYGPGQRPAFVLPAFVEQIVNGDVPIVYDEGTQTRCFTYIDDFVEGLLRAATNEAGRNQVFNLGNTRETEIAELANLVLEIAGHSGREPKYIDTNELYGDAYEDLDRRVPDVSKADRLLDWQAETSLETGIERVIEWGKKHYT is encoded by the coding sequence ATGAGTGATCGTATCTTAGTGACCGGCGCTGCTGGGTTCGTGGGCACCCACGTTGTTGTGGAATTGATTAATCGGGGAGATGATACCATCGTTACGGCCACAGACATTCAAAATTCGCCACCAGACCGATACAGCCACCACCTCGGTGACCGTCTAAGATATCGCCAAGGCGATATAACAGATGAAGATTTTGTGAATGACTTACTCTCCGAGAACTTCGATTATATTTTCCACCTTGCCGCTGTCGTCGGTGTCAATGAGTACGTCGAAAATCCGTTATACCTCACTGATGTTAATATTATTGCTACGAGAAACATCCTTAATAGAATTCGTGATGAGGATGTGAGATTTGTTTTTGCGAGCACAAGCGAAGTGTACGGGAAGAATCCCGATGTCCCGTGGGATGAAGATAACGATCGGATACTCGGACCAGCGTCAATTGATAGGTGGAGCTACAGTACGAGTAAGGGAGCTTGCGAACATATGATACAAGGACTCATGTCGGCAGATACTCCGTTCTCCGCAACAATAATTCGCCCATTCAATCTGTATGGACCAGGGCAGCGACCCGCGTTCGTACTCCCTGCGTTCGTTGAGCAGATAGTCAACGGAGATGTCCCTATCGTGTACGACGAAGGAACACAGACGCGGTGTTTCACATATATCGATGACTTCGTCGAGGGACTGCTACGAGCGGCGACAAACGAGGCGGGCCGGAATCAAGTGTTCAACCTAGGTAACACTCGAGAAACGGAGATTGCAGAGCTCGCGAATCTCGTCCTTGAGATTGCGGGTCACTCTGGTAGGGAGCCAAAATATATAGATACGAATGAACTCTATGGAGACGCTTACGAGGATCTTGATCGTCGAGTCCCCGATGTGTCAAAAGCCGATCGACTGCTTGACTGGCAGGCAGAAACGTCACTAGAAACGGGTATAGAACGCGTTATTGAGTGGGGAAAAAAACACTACACATGA
- a CDS encoding nucleotide sugar dehydrogenase, translating to MSIPKEAEFSDVCIVGMGYVGCSLATVLAESGVQIQGLDIDEQIVERINRGECPIREDGITNLFETYAQEGRITATSSYDALADCSRIIVTVGTPLAESDPDLSAVKATTKAIALNLNSDDLLVYRSTLPAGVTEETIVPLLETHSTLRPGIDYALAFCPERMAEGSAYNDLTSLPVVVGGYTDSCIERVEEFWEGLGNETVSVSSPTTAELTKLADNWWIDLNIALANEIALLAEELGVDALEVIQAANTLPKGDNNVNILYPGAGVGGSCLVKDPWFIAKLGEKHGLELQTPRTSRAINEKMPDHVVDLVAQSVADTSGASVAVLGYAFKKGTDDTRNTPAKAIVEGLQKVDVEIEISDPFVTSTTIESEVGISPSRLPEALEGADAVVLVTGHEEYHSLTPEDLVNYVGKDEFIVVDGRFVFEPDDFANLSASYIGVGRGDTDE from the coding sequence ATGAGTATACCAAAAGAAGCTGAGTTCTCCGATGTCTGTATTGTCGGGATGGGATACGTTGGTTGTTCCCTTGCGACAGTTCTCGCTGAATCTGGGGTACAAATTCAGGGATTAGACATTGATGAACAGATTGTTGAGAGAATAAATCGTGGTGAATGTCCTATCCGGGAAGACGGGATAACCAACTTGTTTGAGACGTATGCCCAAGAGGGACGTATCACCGCCACGTCATCGTACGACGCCCTTGCAGATTGTTCGCGGATAATCGTCACTGTTGGGACACCGTTAGCAGAATCAGACCCTGATCTGTCTGCTGTGAAAGCTACCACGAAGGCAATCGCCCTCAACCTTAATTCGGACGATCTCCTGGTTTACCGGAGTACGCTGCCAGCAGGAGTGACGGAAGAGACGATTGTTCCTCTTCTTGAGACACATTCGACGTTACGGCCTGGAATTGATTACGCCCTTGCATTTTGTCCCGAACGGATGGCGGAAGGGAGTGCGTATAACGACCTCACGTCGCTTCCAGTAGTCGTTGGTGGTTACACGGACTCATGCATAGAGCGTGTTGAGGAGTTCTGGGAGGGTTTGGGCAACGAAACTGTCTCGGTATCTAGTCCGACAACGGCGGAACTAACCAAACTCGCCGACAACTGGTGGATTGACCTCAACATCGCGTTAGCGAACGAGATCGCGCTCTTAGCAGAAGAGTTGGGGGTTGATGCACTTGAAGTGATTCAGGCAGCAAACACTTTGCCGAAAGGCGATAATAATGTGAACATCCTTTATCCGGGTGCAGGCGTAGGGGGGAGTTGCCTTGTTAAAGACCCTTGGTTCATCGCAAAACTTGGAGAAAAGCACGGACTTGAGTTGCAGACTCCGCGTACCTCCCGTGCAATTAACGAGAAGATGCCAGACCATGTGGTTGATTTAGTAGCACAATCCGTTGCAGACACGAGCGGGGCATCTGTAGCCGTTCTCGGGTACGCGTTTAAAAAGGGGACAGACGATACGAGAAACACTCCAGCCAAAGCAATTGTTGAAGGTCTGCAGAAAGTCGACGTTGAGATCGAAATCTCAGATCCGTTCGTTACTTCCACAACTATCGAATCTGAGGTGGGAATCTCTCCCTCAAGGCTTCCGGAAGCACTGGAGGGTGCGGATGCAGTCGTGCTCGTCACAGGGCACGAGGAGTACCACTCTCTAACTCCAGAAGACCTCGTAAACTACGTCGGAAAAGACGAATTTATTGTCGTCGACGGTCGATTCGTTTTCGAACCCGACGACTTCGCGAATCTGTCTGCGTCTTACATCGGAGTGGGTCGGGGTGACACCGATGAGTGA
- a CDS encoding glycosyltransferase family 2 protein, with protein sequence MNELVSAVVTTYDRPMKVKAAIESTLAQTYEPLEILVVEDGTDSGVRECLNTEGVGEVTYVRHENNQGLAAARNTGLERASGEFVAYLDDDDRWKPERIERQMDYITGMSTEERDSLGAIACAVEIRQPDGDVDTVVKPKNYGNLREEIKAKGASTPSSAMLFDREALVSVGGYDEELASGIDHDIWMALAVNGYDAHAIMEPLVVTYRDGADSMVTNTEERIRGVRAYVDKWQPTYKEWFGEEEGERYGQRYFAWVIGRLAGDLISQGHVRDAIRALCAVNSSGADFQYLLKVLYLNVLTAVVKKSVPDPIESKLRSIHRRLLPYIRGEHKRRL encoded by the coding sequence ATGAACGAGCTAGTCTCCGCGGTCGTGACTACATACGACCGTCCAATGAAGGTTAAAGCTGCAATAGAAAGCACACTCGCCCAGACCTACGAACCCCTAGAAATACTCGTCGTTGAGGACGGGACCGATAGCGGCGTCAGAGAGTGTCTCAATACCGAGGGTGTTGGAGAGGTGACATACGTCCGCCATGAGAACAATCAGGGACTCGCAGCGGCGCGGAACACGGGGCTCGAACGAGCAAGCGGGGAGTTCGTGGCGTACCTTGACGACGACGATCGCTGGAAGCCTGAGCGAATCGAGCGGCAGATGGACTACATCACTGGAATGTCGACAGAGGAGCGGGATAGCCTCGGTGCAATCGCTTGTGCGGTGGAGATTCGACAACCGGACGGGGACGTCGACACCGTTGTCAAGCCGAAAAACTACGGCAATCTCCGTGAAGAAATCAAGGCCAAAGGTGCGTCAACTCCCTCGTCAGCTATGCTGTTCGACAGAGAGGCGCTCGTGAGCGTCGGCGGCTACGACGAGGAGTTAGCGTCGGGGATCGACCACGATATTTGGATGGCGCTCGCAGTCAATGGATACGACGCGCACGCAATTATGGAACCGCTTGTTGTCACCTATCGCGACGGAGCAGACAGTATGGTAACAAACACAGAAGAGCGGATCCGTGGCGTGCGAGCGTACGTTGACAAATGGCAACCGACGTACAAAGAATGGTTCGGTGAGGAAGAAGGGGAACGTTACGGTCAGCGATACTTCGCGTGGGTTATCGGACGGCTGGCTGGCGATCTGATTTCTCAAGGACACGTTCGTGATGCGATACGTGCACTCTGTGCCGTCAATAGTTCGGGGGCCGACTTCCAATACCTACTTAAAGTGCTCTATCTGAACGTGCTAACCGCAGTCGTAAAAAAAAGTGTTCCCGACCCAATCGAGAGCAAACTGCGGTCTATCCACCGACGACTCCTTCCATATATACGCGGTGAGCACAAGCGCCGACTCTGA